From the Struthio camelus isolate bStrCam1 chromosome 19, bStrCam1.hap1, whole genome shotgun sequence genome, the window ACGAGAAGCGAATACAGCCACAGCTGCTTTGTCCCTACCACATTAACCACCCATTCACAGCCTTGGCTCTAAAAAAAACTGCCTAGAAAGGCAGAATCAGTGAGACTTCCAGCAAAAGCCAAGGGTTGCCTTTTGAGAATTTGCCTTGTAATCTCCACGTTAGCACCTGAGGAGGCATCTGAAATGATTATtatctgtcttgtttttcttcttatctCCCCTTCAGGCATTGTCCGTGCCTCCAGCGTGTTCCCCATCCTAAGCACAATATTACTGTTGCTGGGAGGACTTTGTGTCGGAGCAGGAAGGATTTACAATAGCAAAAACAACATTATTCTCAGCGCTGGGATTCTTTTTGTTGCAGCAGGTATGTTCTCCCTGAAATTGGGTCCTTAAGAAGCGCTGCCTTTCTAAATTGAAAATGCAAAAGTGCAGCCGAGGCTTGGCAGAGAAGCAATTCCTCCAGCAGCAAGGCTACCCTAAATTATCTATCTGGGCCACGGTAAGGCCAGGCTTTCTGTAAGTACTTAGTGGCAACTGGCGCTCTGAGCCCattggagaggcagggaagaaagGCATGCTACGTCATGTCCCAGgccattttttctatttcttgaatTACCTTCCCACAAGTTTAAATTCCTTCAGTGCATTTTTATTGCAGGTAGGCATCATTGAATCCTGTAAACAGCTTTACACCGTTCATATGTTTATGGCGCCGATATGTTTATACCTAAAGGAGGAAAGCCTGTTTGCCTTGCTCGCTCCTCATGAAAGCAAGCACAAAGCAAGCAAGTCATATTTAGTGTTCAGACCTGACACAAAGGCTCAAGGACTTATGTTTCCCATTGAAGAGCTTGTTGGCATTTCTCTCCCTATACTCTAACCTAGATTGAGGACACTAGCAATGCCACGTTAGGcaaatttcttaaaagaaaagtatgttttcacagctataaaacaaatacattttagaaaagcttttcacTTTCCTGGAAATAAAATTTCAGGAAGCTAAGGTAGGTAACATGTAGTTTTTACACTACTTTAAAGGTATTAAAAACTGCATGAGGTGCCTCTTACAtccaggcctttttttttcttcctatatgaTGGGAGAAAAAATTCACCTGTGATACGTGAGAATGTTTTTCACACTAGAAACATCTCAGAGAGTCAGTCACGTTGTTAATATCTTTCCCTGAAGCCCAGATTAAGCATGCTGCATTTAGATGAAAATTCAGCGAAGTGAAAGCGAACTTATGTTGATCAAGGTGAACAGCCATAGCCCTGAGCTCAAAAtgtgcttttattattattccgAATGTTAGAATCCCACTAACAATTTTAGCGAGTTCCCATTTGCATCTTCTTTCCCACCATGGAAATCTTTAgctaaaagaaagaataaatacacGGAATGACATATCTTGGTCATAATTTTAGAACCATTCAGGTCCAGAAAGTGACAGGGTTTGAATTTTGCCTTCCCAGCCACATAACAAttgatttttgttcctttctccagGACTAAGTAATATCATAGGGATCATTGTCTACATATCAAGCAATGCAGGTGACCCAAGTGACAAGCGAGATGAGGACAAAAAGAACCATTACAACTATGGTTGGTCTTTTTATTTTGGAGCCTTGTCTTTCATTGTGGCTGAAACCATAGGCGTTCTGGCTGTGAACATTTATATTGAGAAGAACAAAGAGCTGCGGTTTAAGACCAAGAGGGAATTCCTTAAGACTTCTTCCAGTTCTCCTTATGCCAGGATGCCAAGTTATAGATACAGGAGGCGGAGGTCCAGATCCAGTTCTCGATCTACAGAGCCTTCCCCATCTAGAGACATTTCTCCGGTTGGCATGAAGATAGCAAGTACCATTCCCATGAACGAAATTTCCATGTACActctttccagagagcccttGAAGGTTACAACTGCTGCCAGCTACAACGCAGACCAAGAAGCCAGCTTTCTGCAGGTTCATAACTTCCTTCAGAAGGAATTTAAGGAAGGACTCCACGTCAACATGGTCAACAGGAGAACGACGCCTGTTTGAAATACCTTGTTTCCTTGTGCTTTTTGAAGAAATATCAAAATAGAATGGATCTTTCATGAAAGAGAAGGAGCAATGTTAAAATACCCTATCACCTCTCTAATTGTGGCATGTGTTGAAGTAACAAGTGGAGATCCTCTGGACCAACAAAAGATATTACATGCTCATAGCTTTTTTGAAGCTATTTGGAGTTTGTTTCTTTCAGTTCTTGGTGTCACGAGATGAAGGCAGTTCATGTTCCTGCACTTTTGTAGTGTGTACAATGTCTCAGTGAAACTGCGAAAGACTTACCAC encodes:
- the CACNG4 gene encoding voltage-dependent calcium channel gamma-4 subunit; the protein is MVWCDRGVQMLLTTVGAFAAFSLMAIAIGTDYWLYSSAHICNGTNITADEAQGPPRRARGDLTHSGLWRICCLEGIYKGHCFRINHFPEDNDYDHDSSEYLLRIVRASSVFPILSTILLLLGGLCVGAGRIYNSKNNIILSAGILFVAAGLSNIIGIIVYISSNAGDPSDKRDEDKKNHYNYGWSFYFGALSFIVAETIGVLAVNIYIEKNKELRFKTKREFLKTSSSSPYARMPSYRYRRRRSRSSSRSTEPSPSRDISPVGMKIASTIPMNEISMYTLSREPLKVTTAASYNADQEASFLQVHNFLQKEFKEGLHVNMVNRRTTPV